From a region of the Zingiber officinale cultivar Zhangliang chromosome 4B, Zo_v1.1, whole genome shotgun sequence genome:
- the LOC121977990 gene encoding UPF0481 protein At3g47200-like, translating into MNNTEDEGIETSLDMDWVASLKKRVSDINCRDRNTQPTIYRVPDFLKSVDPQAYEPLVVSLGPYHCNKPHLQAMNQVKWKYLKYVLELNPDVALDNYLGRIKELETRARDAYSEEVKMSSNSFVEMMLLDGFFVMLTIMGLTHRMEISEESAIWTGDAVVRDIFKLENQLPFFLLETLYQYAFPHGDHFRSLTVELIRMRISSNLKHPSDNETFHHIIHLCLSCIDPTTNPEKDYHDPDIPWIPSATVCNEAGIHFGRKKRYKSFLDITFHNGKLEIPQLRIEDGINSLLRNLIAYEQCSMNSKFHVTTYMVLMDSLINTAADVELLQQHEIIIGDLGDSQEIATLFNKLGTNVNYTPDNFYLADVVTAMRKHHDARCNKWRARLNRDYFSNPWAVISLIGALVLFLLTALQSTFAVLSYFRPPK; encoded by the coding sequence ATGAATAACACAGAAGATGAGGGGATTGAGACATCATTGGACATGGACTGGGTAGCCTCATTGAAGAAGAGGGTGTCAGACATAAATTGTAGGGACAGGAACACACAGCCAACAATATACAGAGTCCCGGATTTCTTGAAAAGTGTCGACCCCCAAGCCTATGAGCCATTGGTCGTCTCGCTCGGCCCCTACCATTGCAACAAACCTCATCTACAAGCTATGAATCAGGTCAAATGGAAGTACCTCAAGTATGTCCTCGAGCTGAACCCTGATGTAGCCTTGGACAACTATCTGGGTCGGATCAAGGAGCTGGAAACGCGAGCACGCGATGCCTATTCGGAGGAAGTGAAGATGAGCAGCAACAGTTTTGTGGAAATGATGTTGCTGGACGGATTCTTTGTGATGCTTACAATAATGGGGTTGACCCACCGGATGGAGATTTCAGAAGAGAGTGCCATTTGGACTGGAGATGCAGTAGTACGAGATATCTTCAAGCTCGAAAACCagcttcctttctttcttcttgaaacttTGTACCAATATGCATTTCCTCACGGCGATCACTTTCGAAGTCTAACAGTCGAGTTGATCCGCATGCGTATCTCAAGTAATTTGAAACATCCCTCCGACAATGAGACTTTTCACCACATAATTCATCTTTGTCTTTCTTGCATTGATCCGACAACAAACCCCGAGAAGGATTACCATGACCCTGACATACCATGGATTCCCAGTGCTACAGTATGCAATGAAGCTGGAATTCACTTCGGCAGAAAAAAGAGATACAAGAGTTTCTTGGACATTACATTTCATAACGGCAAGTTGGAGATTCCCCAACTTCGAATAGAGGACGGCATCAACTCGCTCTTGAGAAATCTTATAGCGTACGAGCAATGTTCAATGAATTCCAAGTTCCATGTTACAACCTATATGGTGCTTATGGATTCCCTCATCAATACGGCAGCAGATGTCGAATTGCTTCAACAACATGAAATCATTATTGGTGACTTAGGGGACAGCCAAGAAATTGCCACTCTATTTAACAAACTTGGCACAAATGTCAACTATACTCCAGATAATTTCTACCTTGCGGATGTCGTCACTGCCATGAGGAAGCACCACGACGCTAGATGCAACAAATGGCGCGCAAGGTTGAATCGCGATTACTTTAGTAATCCTTGGGCAGTTATCTCATTAATTGGTGCTCTTGTCCTATTTCTTCTTACTGCGCTACAAAGCACGTTTGCTGTTCTGAGCTATTTTCGACCGCCAAAGTAG